Below is a genomic region from Henckelia pumila isolate YLH828 chromosome 3, ASM3356847v2, whole genome shotgun sequence.
taattatcataaataagataaaaaatgtaatttatttatatattactttataaataaaataataataattaagaaatcatgattaaactaattatttaaaaataaaaatatattgtgtatatataACACATGAtactaaatatattatattattttatacattGACATCGCAGATGCacaattataataatattaataaagatTGAGCCTTAATCATATTGCATCAATCACTTGTGTGAATAGAGATGAGCATTAGGTTAAAATCGAATCGAATTAAtcaaatttttagaatttttttaaaaaaaatttagattttttttaaaaaaattcaagcttcaattaaaaaatgtaatataaaattgaattaaataaatttaaattttatttattaaaaacaaaTATGTAAGCCTacttatataatataaaattttttattagaactctataatatttttattgaaaaattaaataaataaataagtgctGCAAAATCATCATAGTCGTCGAAGTAATACTCTTTCTTTTATCCATATGACTCACAATATGGTCCATACCatttattgttgtatttcttgttaacTTAGTGGTTTCAATGAGACGACTGTGATAGCTACCAATGTCGTTGATTAATTGTTTGTGGGGATTAAGAAAATAAACGACAATCAGAAGGGTACTGCCTAATTCGACTCTAGGACAAGAAAATTTATTcatgacaagtgttgatcgatCAACTTTTATGATAAAAGTTAACAATTTCACGAGGTCGAATCATAAATTCGTGATGTGATTTTTGTGTTAATATATAATGGGATAATTGAATATCCTATCCCTCGGTGAAATCCCGAGATTTCTAAAAATCTCATGTGAAAAAATTAGCTTCTTATGTTTTTGAATCGTGAGCACATATGTtcttattttttcaaattttgagcacATAATCCCTCGTTCGTATACATGTgctcaaattttaaaaacacaaaGAATTAATAGTTCAATTTTTAACAATCTCGTGATTTCATGGAATGATGTAGTAAATTATCCCATCTATCATCTATGCATCAAATGGCCATAATTTTTCTCAATATTTATTGACATCTTCTGGCTTTCTAGAAATAGAAAACAATCGTGGTTTTGACCTTTGTGGAGAAATCTTGTCTGAATGCGCTTTTCTGTTCGATCAGAAATCAGATAGGAGTGGAATTCTGTTCCACTTTTTTTCCTTATAATAACAAGGGAAAACGTATACAGTTGAAAAGGACTCCAGCTCCTTTTTTTCCATTAGCTTGTGCAAACGTCTAAGCCTGGTAATCTTTGTCTCGTAAGCAAGTTTTACCCATTTTCTCTTTTATCCGAAACAAAGAATTCAGAATCAGAGAAAGAACTCTGTCTCTCTCTGCCCATCTCTCTGGATTTTGTGTTGGAAGAAAATAATGTTGTCTTTTGAAAAAGAGGTTTCGAAACAATCGAACCTTGACAGCTTCTTGAATCGCACAACACCCGTGGTCCCATCTCAATTCTTGTCCAAGGTTTGTTTCGTTTTTTAAGATGATTTTTGGCGTTTTTGTGTTTCTGTTCTGTTTTAAACTTTTTTACTGGCTGATGCATCCTCTGGTTTCATTTATTTATGCAGAGTGAGACGAGGAAGCTTAATAAGCTATGGCACCCATGGGAAAGGGAGAAAGTTGGGTTCTTTACATTGGGTGATCTTTGGGAGAGTTTTGATGAATGGAGTGCTTGTGGGCTTGGAGTTCCAATTATTTCAGATGGTGGACATAATTTGACCCAGTATTTTGTGCCTTATCTCTCTGCTATTCAAATTTTCACCTGCAGTTCATCTTTAATCTGTTTAAGGTAATCGCATCTCCCAATTCTTCCATAAATTGAATAAGTGATCTTTGTTATTGTGATTTCTAGTTTGAACTTGATTCTTTTGCAATATGTTCATGATGTAAATTCATTTGTGGGGCCTTAGTTTTTCAGCGTTTCGTTTGATTTCCTCCTATATATCGGGCCAGTGAAAGGGTCTATTAGTTAGTTAGCTTGTTATTCGAATTTCATAGTCCTGCCACTTGGAGTTATACATTGCTCATGGTCTGTTTCGAAGATGGTATATAATGATACGTCGAATTGATATAGGGAGGATATGGACTCAGTGAGTGAGACGAGGAATTCATCTAGTGATTCGTTTAGTGACGAGAGTGAGAGCGAGAAGCTGTCGAGATGGGATGGTTGTTCGTCTGAAGAAGGATTGTTCGACCAAGATAGCTTTTGGAATTCGGATGAAAGATTGGGTAATCTTTACTTTCAGCACTTCGAGACATCATCTCCTTATGGAAGAGTTCCTCTGGTGGACAAGGTGCATGGTTTATCCTATGTTTTTTAGTGTGTATATTGATTAATTTCGACATGTCCGTGTGCGTCTTTTCTTCCGGAGGATCTTGAATTGTTAAAAATTGTTACTTGAAAAAGATGATGGCATGCAAGTGCACTGGAGAATCGAAAAAGGAGATGCAAGTTGTCGCGGATATGATAGAATCAATCAAATTCCTTTTTTGACAGGGCATATCTGATAAATAGATGTGGAACATTATACTTTTGAAGGcgaatcaaatatatatttgtctTGTATATATTTTAGGTGTCTTAATTCTAGATTTTCGTTAGGTGATTCGATGGTAAACGATTCTTCCTTACGTGGGAACTGATTTATTTGTGCTTCCATTCGAGAACATATTCTAGCTTTTGGGGACCAATATTTCCCTTTGTGCGCCGAAACTATGGTTCCAGTGAGAATCCTGAACATTCATGCATTGTCTTGTTATTTGACTGGGATAGATTCAACACATATTCTGAAAAATCCAAGCATTTACTTCTGATCAGGTTAATAGCTTTTCTCAGAGATACCCGGGATTAACGACGTGTAGAAGTGTTGATCTTTCACCCGCTAGTTGGATGGCTGTTGCTTGGTTAGTTTCTCTCCTGTCTCCTTCCCCTTTTCGCATCACTATATTTGGCGCTGAACATCAAAAACGTGTTCGgattgatgtatttgtaaatTGTGAAAATGAATGCAGGTACCCGATTTATCACATTCCTATGGGACGAACCATCAAAGACTTTCAAACATGCTTTCTCACATACCACaccctttcttcttcttttcaagGTTTTGACTACATTCCCATACATCTTTTTTCCGCGTGCCCGTGCATTATATCAACACTTACATTGTCTCACAAACAATAGTTGGATGCATAATGGAACAGATACGGAGTTGGAAGATAACTTTGAGGGGAGGAGAAAATTAGGAGGAGAAAGCATCTCTCTCCGGCCATTTGGACTAGCCACCTATAAAATGCAAGTTGATGTGTGGATCTCAGACAAAAATGGGGGAGATGGAGAGAGGCTAGCGTCACTTTCGAGCGTTGCAGATTCGTGGCTAAAGCAATTGCGGGTTCAACACCATGACTTCAACTACTTCATGGGGTTTAGGCAGGGGTAGCTGACAGAATTTGAAACCGAAAATGTATTGAATCGCATAGGAACTTACTTCCCTTTGGTTCGTCGGCATCGACATCAAACGTTGGCGCTGAGAATGAGAGATTTACATGAAATTCACTCTCTTGTTAAAATTTTTAGTCGCAAGAGATGAATGCATCCATCAATAATTGATTAACCTTTTGTTTTTTGAGTTTTCAATAGCATCAGTGTAATAACTACAAGAATCTTTACTTATGGTACTGGCAAAATAATCGTTGTCTCAATATTTTGGACTAGTTCCCTTGTCCTCCCCTCCACCAGATATAAAAAGTTGACAAACATATTTATACTAAACATTTGAACGCAAAAAATATCATGAAACGATATCACATGTCAATTTTATATCCAATtaactcataaaaaaatattattttttagtagATGAATTGAGACATATTATTTCAAAACCTTATAATCCTACAAAATCTATTTAGGGAGTGTTtgaaatcactaaaaaaaagtgattgttagcttttggcttaaaaaaattatttttgtgtgttttttaaacctagattatttgtttagcttatgcttaacttaattgaaattcaaaagctagtcatgtggtgattatgtcTCCAAAaatgattctaataagaagatcattgttaaaatcattctaatcacttatttatcaaacaccaccaaactttgatttttagattttcacatttgttttcaaacactaccaacttttgattttttttaacttttttataatctataaattaatcacttctacaaaaacacaatctattgcaaaAACTCCCTTAATCATTGTCCTCGTCACAACATCTAATTCTCGGATATTCACGGTATAATAAACTTTTTTGAGTTATTGAGAAAATGATATAATAACTGTCACGCCCCGAAACCGGGCGTAGTTGACATCGACGTTATTTAACATTTTGAATTGTAAAACAACAAGCCACGTAGTATAGAAAATAGCCTTCAACCAGtcttttacataatcaaatatGTCTTTACAAAATAGGAATTACGATAATAGCGAAAACGACAAagtaacaaaaaataaatactaaTAAAACTTCaacttgatcaccaaccccagaaAGCATATTGTTCATCCTGTTCTAACTGTTCTTCGATATCTGGGGAGAaaagtaagggggtgagtgttttggaaaacactcagcaagtgggggccgatcgagcatgataaacaccaaaatatatttacatgtacacATGTATATTTCATAATCTCGAAATAAAATAAGCATGTTGAATCTGACACAAATACGAAGCAAACATTGCACTGTTAATTATCTCGTTTTCCGTGgtttactgatcagtcccctatatgttactcctctaaggggcgaggccaaaagaacggttattataatccatcgcatcagggccataccaaatcaaatcaaatcgtcGGAAATTTCCTTAACCATTTCTAAATCGACTCTTAACAGTGCatctcaaatatttccaaataattcttacatgcttcaaataatatcacgaatagccaacaaataatatatatcaaagtgaaacgaatattatcatgccgatcgaattttcaaaagcataattatttattttataaaacataacttacacaaaaaaataaatataagtgtagAAACTTATATCACACAAAAGAAAGGTAAAAGCCCACTTACCGTATTCGATTTCTAAGAAAATCGTGTAGGAGTAAACATTGTTGAAGAGCCTCGAATGGAGCAAAAACTTGAACTATATTCACGACAAAAATCTGCTCGGTTCCAAGGGAATTAAGCTGCTCGAATTTTCTGGAAAAATGCAACTCCTCGCTCGAGTTCGGCGCTGCTTCTTGGCTTGATCTTGGACAAATTTCTAGATTTGGTTGCGGTAGATGATTGCTTGAACCTGGACAGATTCGAAGGCTTCAGGA
It encodes:
- the LOC140891845 gene encoding uncharacterized protein, which translates into the protein MLSFEKEVSKQSNLDSFLNRTTPVVPSQFLSKSETRKLNKLWHPWEREKVGFFTLGDLWESFDEWSACGLGVPIISDGGHNLTQYFVPYLSAIQIFTCSSSLICLREDMDSVSETRNSSSDSFSDESESEKLSRWDGCSSEEGLFDQDSFWNSDERLGNLYFQHFETSSPYGRVPLVDKVNSFSQRYPGLTTCRSVDLSPASWMAVAWYPIYHIPMGRTIKDFQTCFLTYHTLSSSFQDTELEDNFEGRRKLGGESISLRPFGLATYKMQVDVWISDKNGGDGERLASLSSVADSWLKQLRVQHHDFNYFMGFRQG